Below is a genomic region from Medicago truncatula cultivar Jemalong A17 chromosome 3, MtrunA17r5.0-ANR, whole genome shotgun sequence.
tCTACTAATCCGTATTCTAAATCTtatttttctcctttgaaaagTTTGATTCGAAGTGGATGCAAGATTTAATTTAAAGTAGATGCTTCCGAATTTGAAGTGTTTTCTAATCTTTTACTATCTTCCTTTGTGTTGCTCTAGTTCTTATTTATACCATTTCAGCTCTCAATTGTTGACATGAACaacaaattacatttttttttaaggatacaaatcatatatattttagtcCCAAAGTCGAGTTATAAGGCCAACTTATTGTTTAGTCTCCTAGTTTGATGTCATTCAAAATCTGAAATATTGATTTATGCATGATGTTTGTAGAAGTCGAATTTTTATacttataataatgataatattttaattttttttttaaggaatggtaatattttaattgttattttcttaCATTATCTTTAAATGTATGTGTGATAAAACTTGCTTATATACACACCAAAATATTTGCTTGTAATTATGCGTTATGATGtgattcatctttttcttttgatgagctatacttttaatatatatatatagaattaaCCGGCCCTTgttttctagtgagagaaacttcaacttctctctaaactttctttaTCCTTCGTTCATCGAAGAAGGGTggttttaagtcattttttgacctagaatcacccctctacatcttttttccattttctttcaatctaaataagtgattttcacatatatctagttttttcttttgtgttttttttttttgatttcgtcgtctaagttCTAAGTGcagcgttgtgttgttcgtcgtcttgtgcatCGTTTGATTTTGCGTCTTGTCGCGGTGTTCGTTtatttcatattgaaagatcgacatcagtcaattacaaattcaaccaatgatttgggcgtcaacgttgaaGATCCGGAAGCACGTGAATTTCGGTGATttaggttttatcatattatttgtaggcattttgccgttttatgctattaacttgggtgttgtgattttgttcgcagattcaccctttacgtttttagtgatgtttgtatttgatgtaatctatcgatttgaatgaatgaatatcgtctTGTttttgtcatatatatatatgggtgttgctaacttacacccacctaaaaacactaaggtgCAAGTTGCAAGCTACACCCACTTGTTATTGACAAAAACACCCTCAACATCTCTTTTAAAACCAGCACTTTAATGATGGGTATTACAGTAACttgctttttgttttattttcaaattttttatttcttcaaatatACGAcagttttgtttgatttatgtAACATTGTTGTCCTTGGTTCATGTAACTTTCAtaaattcacaaacaataacCACAACCATTTTAACTTTGTTGAATCGTTGAGCACAAGAAAATTAGGAATTGTGGTATATAGATGAAACTACTTCTTTTTTTGTacaagtaactttttttttacaagaaactAATTTTTTCTAATCATACAAAAGAAACAACGAAGCCACTGTGACGTTGAGTAATATTAACCCaggaacaaaataaaaacatgcgATAATTGTCAAACAGATAGTGATGTTTTCTGTTTTAAACTTTacaataaaattacaaatttatccttcatctaaaattgatttaaattagTAAAACATGGTTTTTTTGTCAATAACAAgtgggtgtagcttgctaacttGTACCTTAATGATTTTAGGTAGGTGTAAGTTAGCagcccctatatatatatatatatatatatatatatatatatatatatatatatatattaaattagaCCCTCAAGTTATTTTGATGAcatttcataattattttgCCAAGTAATACTATTTGCTTCatatcattaatttttctaatgTGGCTCTCTCTCTATATTGCATTGCGACTACCCTCCCTCGTATCCTTCTTGTGTGTCAACCTCCtcattctttataaaatttgagtTATTCACATCTTCCACACTTAACTacactttaatatttttgtatttattccTCTTTATGTGGCCATAGTTTCATATCagtctatttattttatttgattcgttaacctaatatctctttatcttgtaaaaaaaaaaaaaaaaactcttcatATTAGAAACATATAttgtcccgtgagcataactcagttggtagacaATCTGACACTAGAAAACCTTATAatgtgaattctagccactagacaatctgacaaaaaaaaagaaacatgtgtttaaagaaaaaaaaaatctgttatTCTCATTGATAAATATTGTCTACTGTTTTATTATTCCTCTTATATGTGGTCATAGTTTCATAACAGTCTATTTAGATTATTTGATTCGTTAagacgttaacctaatatctcttTATATTAGAAACATatgtttaaagaaaaaaagtaacatgTTCTCATTTGATAAATGTCTACTGTTTTATAATAGAGTGAATGACCATTATTATTTCCCAAATCCTTCCATTATCtcgtcaaaaaagaaaaacttctaTCATCACTTGCTAAAGTCACGTTCATCATACGTAGACTCCCGTTTGGAGTCAGATCCACGATTTGGGAAATTGATTTTGCAACTAAACATCAAAGAAATTTGTTGAAACCGCGTTTGAGTGTCGGACTCGCGTTTGGAGGCCATCTAATGCGGAACCAAACAGGCACtaagaaaaaaatggaagattGACCTTGCAGCGACAACGAACCCCCATTTTTGGCGAGAAGGGACGTAAAGAGGTTTCACCatcttcttttttggtttactttaatgaaaaactctcttttttgtttttgccacaaatacttcattaaattgttttttcttatcgTCACAAGACACTTTCAAAATAGTGAAGTTAGCAAAGAAAATGAGGATCTAAAACAATAAATACCACTTTTAAATCATATATACATCTTTAGAAAAGAAGATGAGGATCTAAAACAATATatactttcttatttttatttttcaaaaaaaaaaaatcatatatacatCTTTAGAAAAGTTTTTCCTCAATAACGAAAAATTGTCTTTCTCACTTACAAAGCAAGAAAGTAGACACAATCAATTTCGTcaaaccaaaattttatttcatccaCGATCTCCCCTATATAAATAACTAGTGTAGACCATTGCACGAGGGTAAAAACTCAATTATAAAGTATttgacaaataaatatatatttcaaatcaattttgaaatcaATTTATGTCAAAATAAGAGTTGTGAAAATGAGATATGGTTGGTCTCTTTCTTGGCAATCATTGAAACAACTTTTGGACTTTCTTGATGCAGACCTCCGTTAAATTTGTCCACCAATTTGTGAAGGTgataaaaacacaagaaggggggttgaattgtgttggctttttctttttttttctcataagaTGAAAACACTGATAAGAAGTAGATAGATTTCTaattctgaagtgatgttcataactagttgcagcggataaaagagagagagagagagagagagagagagagaagaaagacacaaacaatttatacaggttccttccaaaAACCGAAAGTCAGTCCCGTctcccttgcacttccaaggagagttcactatgtaatatctgattacaattgctcactactaaacatagtaagagacttcaaattgctcaagcacaactgcaagagacttcctatgctcctgaacacaatcaacagtcttctattgctcaagcacaactgcaagagacttctgaattcaaacagaattacaagaaaaatgtttgaggttgaacacttgatatacaataagtggtgttcacaataaaaatcagatacagactcttaagactctagaatttctaagatatgagctttgataagaagttctaagtgaactttgaatgcagaacaatttcaacagagttttggctcttttaattcttggtattgttctattgaaactctgagtcttcactcttttatatagaggtgtgaaagagacgttgaatttCCAggacattcaaaatagagtcgtttgaagcttttgatcaatcaccaatgatcctttgcctgatatggttattgtcctaagaaggatcaatttcaaatgcattcccattgtgaaggaacattgttgcaggcatagctgtttttcttgtcttgtagcagagacaaaataGAGTattggaggtagtggttgtacacttcgtacaaacgtactttgtcaacgctcttttgaggaacaagcatccaatgcgttcaaatcctttcaaaatagccgttgcttcacttttccagtcttctaCAATCCTTAGACAAGGTTGAATCCCATAAAACAACTTTTGAAGCCTTAAGTTGCATCCTCTGATGAACTACAACTTTTGGTGATTTTTAGCTTCTGATagacttgcttctgatgaactcgCTTCTGACGAACTTgtttctgatgacgtcatcacttcaggagcactttgtcttcaggagcgccttatcttcaggagcagttttcttcatatgttttaaacttcctttttgttgattcctttgctctttattgttcttccaagacctttttaagatgtcaattttttgtctatagtcctgtacacttgaacaaatattagcatattcaaTTGACTATTTtgaataccttgttatcatcaaaactcttaagggttaatgttaaacacattttgttccaacactttGAGGTTGGATCTAtaacccaattttttttcttcagattgaGGTTTATGAAAAGTGGAATCTTATTTTGCGCATGAAGGGGAAGTTTTTGTCGACTTCATAGCGCTAACTAAATTTTATCGCCTAAATGGATATGGTTTAAAGTTGCGGTCGCAGATGCTACTATGGAGTGAAACTACAATTGCACGCATTTTGGTTGTGGtttttgtatataaatgttAGTTGTTAGTATGTTATGTTAGTTTCCAAGACGTAGCTCAAGTGATGGGCCAAAGACATTTGAATGATTGTGAGCAGGAGAATATTAACTTTGTCATTCACAAATAAAtcctaatataaaaaaattattattcttatatctaatattattaagatgagtataattttacattattattcttatgaataaattttgtaaatttaaaatttaagttgtttttgttcaaattgttcatttttaaagaaaaataaatatcatattattagtttaaatccttgaaaaaaaagtattattagtTTAAATGTagtaaaataaatctaaaatatcaaCTACCTTAATAttgtaattatataaaaaaaatattaaaataaatacaacaGCTCAAGAATTACCTGTGGGCGTTGAAGAGGCAATTGAAGAGCATTAACTAGTGGGCGTTTTGCATTGTTTATGCTTGCAGCTGTTGATGAGACTATTGTAGAGACATGCACTAAGAGGAAGGACTATTTGTTGAAATGAGTAgtcaattactttttttttttgaaagaagagtATTCAATTACTTGTACAACttttaattgaaatgaaaatacaTACCAGCAAATGAGTATTATTTATTTGACTTTAATTTGTCTCTCTCATAGTTTTTATGATGTGTCATGCTTTGATTGGATGAGACCATATCCTATTTGTTGGTCATGAGACCAACCAAGAATTGCTAGAATAGTTATGCAGATTTAGTAGTCGATGATGACACTCACCGCATTGATGTCGCCGGAAACAACAACTAAGATGGAGACGATGACGACGACGACAGTGACAACCTTGGTCTCGCCGGAAACAACAAAATGACGACGAAGACAACATATACGACGATGACGATGACGTGATAATTCCATTCTTTTCGGTGAAAAATACAACAACATTAACGAGACCCTTAGATTCTTCTTCTCCCCTTCCATACAATAAATCAAATACACAATGTTCAAAACtttcaattttccaaaatataATCTGCTTCTTATATTGATCATCGAAAAAGTGATTCCGGAAATAGGGTtgagttaatttatttatgtgaaTTTTGTCTCGTTGTCGTAACTAAGATCACACCCTTTGTGCTTACCCATTATGCTTGCCGTTGTTGTCGTCGTCATCTCTATTGTCTTTATGGTTGATGTTTTCGGCAAGGCCATCGTTGCCGGCGTGGTCATCCTTGTCCTCTCCACACTCGGTGGCATCACAACACAGTGacacactttctctctcttattttttttttcttcacaaattttctttttttcttttttaatgactAATTCTCTCTCTTCGTCAGTGTCATAACATACATTCTTGGAATTATATTTTAATGCATATGACTAAGTACATGTTTGCTTCTGCGTTATACAAACCACGTTTTCCATAAAATCACACAACTCACATGTTAACGCAAAAGCTTCAAATGCTAGCTTATACTTCTTCCGTTCTAAATTGTATGacattttggacatttcacacatattaagaaatgcaattaatattgtgtggaaaagagatattatgagttgttttacaaaattgtctttaataaataatatgagaaaaataaatgaaagaattgaaagaagagagagtaataaataattaaagttataataggaaaagtaacattaatgttgcattggtattttaAAACGACATAAATTTTGAGAcaaatttttttccctaaagcgacatataatttgggacaaaggGAGTAAAAATTAAGTCAAATTTGCTTTGGAAATCTCGCAGACCTGCGTTTGTGGTTGCAAAACAAACAAGAGGGAAACTCCAAATCATTTCCCTTTCATGTTTTGCAAAACAACGAAAAATAAAGTCAAGCACAACTGGTTTTTCTCATAAATGTTGGGGAGTAGGGGATGATGGGCCTGACTAATTAATGCACACCAATTATGTGAAATAAGTGACAGAGTGAgcacacaaaaagaaaaaagtccTACCGCATAGTCAACGCTTCAAAGTATATAGTTGTATTGACCACAAAGTGCCAcgattctttttcttttctaaccACCAatctttgatgattttgttgaaatggTTTGGTGATGAATTGGTGATATTACGTTAAGAATATCAGATTGGATTGGACATCAAAGGCTTACTCGTGCCTAACATTTTAGCAATATCAATCTATTAGCTTATCGTAACGTGTaaagtttactaaatttattCATAGAAATAACATTTCTTAATGAAAAAGgagaatttaaaatattttagagaacCTTTATAATACAATGGTTAATAAGTATTTGCATGTGAATTTAATCTCATCCTCACGATATCTTTATTCCCCGTGTTGCCATGTATGTCAACATCAAGCGAGGACAAtgacattttgttttgttttccaaAAATGTGTTTGCATTGTTAGTTAGAGTGTTGGAATTTGGATTAAGTAGTTATTATTTTTCAGCATCACTAACTTTTTTTCCTCTGAGCTTTATCTATACTCCTAGGTAGTAAGAAGAGCTTGCAGATACACAGACACAGGAGAAGGTTGAAAATGGCAGGTGGAGGGTTTGCCATTGATGCACCTTCCAATGGCTTTGATGGAAAGATAACACTCTCAGTTATCATTACTTGTATCGTTGCTGCATCTAGTGGACTCATTTTTGGATATGACATTGGGATTTCaggttttcttcctttttgttttttcattataAAGTATCCAATTAGACCATGTTTTTTGCTTTCTAAAGTATCTTGTATTCTGCTACATCAATCATTGCTCAAAAATTGAATGATTTGATCATATAACTCGAGAATTAAACTCGACTCAGCAAGGTGTTTGTTTCTGtagaaaattctaaaaaaattgtacctataaaatgtcaaaatcattAAAGAAATTAACATAATTGCACAAGCTTAATCATCCAATTTAAAACTATTATAGTAGAACAAATCTAAATAGGTTTTGGACAAAGTCTAATTGCATTTTAATCATGATGCTATacattatttttacattttatcttCAAAATGTACTTGGAGAAGAACCAAAGTCATAAAGCTCACCCTTTTTACTAATGAAAAATGTTATCAAATTCAGGAGGTGTTACAACAATGGTGCCATTTCTCAATAAATTCTTCCCAGATATTCTAAGAAGGGCAGCTGGTACTGAAGTAAACATGTACTGTGTGTATGACAGTCAAATGTTAACATTATTTACGTCTTCTCTATATCTTGCTGCGTTAGTGTCAGCTCTTGTCGCTAGCAAAGTCACTGCAGCTATCGGTCGGAAAAACACCATTATGTTGGGTGGTGCCATCTTTCTTGCTGGTGCTGCTATTAATGGAGGTTCTGAAAATACTGCTATGCTCATCCTTGGTCGCATTCTTCTTGGTTTTGGGGTCGGTTTCACTAGTCAAGTAAGGGAACATATACAATTAAACACATTTGTTAATCGTAGTCCAACTTCGTCAACAATATAAAATTTCTATTGTACAAAACCAATGAGACCATTTCCcccttatttaatttaacttttagCCGCAATTTTAAATAGCAATGTTGCCGCGATGCTTGTTCTTAAAGAGAATTGTGATCAAATATAGTTGTATCGTGGTCACAGGGACATAAAAATCATAATGTTGTGGTTCAAATTTTGATAGCattctttatttaaaatttttcaACTAAATTTGCTTGCTATATGTATTACATGATGCAATTGGAAAAGGCGACTCCACTATACCTTTCTGAAATCGCTCCACCAAAATGGCGAGGTGCTTTCAGCACAGGCTTCCAATTCTTCTTAGGAATTGGTGTGGTTGCTGCAGGTTGCATAAATTACGCGACTGCCAAGCACACATGGGGCTGGCGACTCTCTCTTGGACTAGCAGTGGTGCCTGCAGCCGTGATGACAATTGGTGCCTTCCTCATATCCGACACACCCAGCAGCTTGGTTGAACGTGGCAAGATAGACCAAGCCAGGAAAGCATTGCAGAAAATCAGAGGATCCTCCATCGATGTTGAGCCGGAGTTAGAAGAACTCATTAAGTGGACAGAAGTTTCGAAATCAGTGCAAGAAGAGCCATTTATGACCATATTCGAGAGACAATATCGACCTCACTTAATCATGGCATTTGCAATCCCATTCTTTCAACAGTTTACGGGAATCAACATTGTCGCTTTCTATTCACCAAATCTCTTTCAATCCGTGGGTTTAGGAAACAATGGTGCTTTACTTTCTGCCGTTATTCTTGGACTTGTCAACCTTGCTTCTATCCTAGTCTCAACCGCTTTTGTGGATCGGTTTGGTCGAAGATTCTTGTTCATTGCGGGTGGCATTCTAATGCTTGTCTGTCTGGTAAGCAAATTAAGCAACCATATgtgtataatattatttatatttatttattgttctaGTATTTTCATACTCTCaactactaaaaaaatgaaataactgCAGAAAGGTTGCGGTACTAATGCTTTTTCCGTCTCTAAATTTTCgtccttattttaatttctccgTCTAGTCGTTATACCTGTGTTATTGGtactaataattataatttgtgTTGACACTTTGAAAGATCGCGGTGTCTGCTTTGCTAGCTTTGGCGACTGGTGTTGATGGTGCAAAGCACATGTCAAAGGGAAATGCAACATTGGTATTGGTTTTACTATGTTTCTACGCCGCAGGTTTTGGTTGGTCTTGGGGTCCACTCACCTGGCTAATTCCAAGTGAAATTTTCCCCTTAAAAATCAGAACAACTGGACAAAGTATAGCAGTTGGTGTACAATTCATAATCTTGTTTGTGTTATCACAAACATTCTTGACAATGCTATGCCACTTCAAGTTTGGTGCTTTCTTGTTCTATGCATTTTGGGTTGCAGTGATGACtctatttatcattttctttttgccTGAGACCAAAGGAATTGCTTTGGAGTCAATGTATATTATATG
It encodes:
- the LOC25489441 gene encoding sugar transport protein 5 translates to MAGGGFAIDAPSNGFDGKITLSVIITCIVAASSGLIFGYDIGISGGVTTMVPFLNKFFPDILRRAAGTEVNMYCVYDSQMLTLFTSSLYLAALVSALVASKVTAAIGRKNTIMLGGAIFLAGAAINGGSENTAMLILGRILLGFGVGFTSQATPLYLSEIAPPKWRGAFSTGFQFFLGIGVVAAGCINYATAKHTWGWRLSLGLAVVPAAVMTIGAFLISDTPSSLVERGKIDQARKALQKIRGSSIDVEPELEELIKWTEVSKSVQEEPFMTIFERQYRPHLIMAFAIPFFQQFTGINIVAFYSPNLFQSVGLGNNGALLSAVILGLVNLASILVSTAFVDRFGRRFLFIAGGILMLVCLIAVSALLALATGVDGAKHMSKGNATLVLVLLCFYAAGFGWSWGPLTWLIPSEIFPLKIRTTGQSIAVGVQFIILFVLSQTFLTMLCHFKFGAFLFYAFWVAVMTLFIIFFLPETKGIALESMYIIWGKHWYWRRFVKGDVDKDNLP